The genomic window CCTTTGCATTCTAGTTAAACAGGGGTGTTACAAGGATACCCAAATTTTAACAGTATAGTCACATCATAATTATGCACTATATAAACACCTCAATGgtaaataaaaattttcatgtggtGAACTGAGCATACCTTTCCAGGAATTATGGAATTGATCAtgaatattatatataattatagactattagtacataattatttatgtatataaGGCAAAAAAATTTACAGTTAAAAAcaggcctactttattccacggactggaatggactggactggactcgtggactgagctggaaacaggttttaaacaataatccaggaattatccatctcttgcaacactggagacaccactatcgagctacaactgttgctgctggctcttccttacaagtcatgacactatcacatgcactaattaattagaatacacttacgatacatggCGTACTTACAGTGATACAGCGTAATAAAGGCTattcttgtagcgtagatgttttcctttgttgctttagcactagtgttaacagctgtagagatgagctagtaattattcttagcaggtaacTAGGTGGCACCACCAGACAAGGTGAtagggctatgcaaataatctggctcatcactacaacccCAACGCTAttgttaagtactgaagcaacaaaggaaaacatgtacgctacaacaatagcctctgtcacgctttatcactgcgagtatacgtgtatcgtaagtgtattctaattaattagtgcatgcgctagtgtcatccgacttgtaaggaagagcagtaccagcagttatagctcgatagtggtgtctccagtgttgcaagagatggataatgcctggattattgttaaaagttgtttccagctcagtccacgagtccggtccgcgagtccagtccagtccgtggaataaagtaggccttAAAAACACGATACAATTTTCTTTTTACTGAGAGAAAAATTCTTATCAATGtccaaaaatttgatgaatcaatGCATCTCATTAACCTTCACATTGGTGGTCTAAactttctgaaagtgataccacGTACTATGTGTTTAAATAAAATCGAGTTATGATCAactagccttttcctgtcacaCCAGTGTCTTTCTGGTTTCTTAAGACAATATCAGGAAATTCTACTGTGATTATGCTCTGAAACCAATGAAATTGATTAACCTTCTAAATATTGTACTATCTCATCAAtatcagcagaaacaattaACTGTATGACATCATCCAATcagctatactgtatatatccAGTAATAACCACACGATCCtgtaataaatgaattgaagagcaCTACTAGAGAAACAATCATTGAGAAGACTAATCTTGTTGCTAATGAAAACTAACAATCAATCCTTTAATAGGGGTATGTTTGATCACACGTTGCCGCTGGAGGTCTGCTGATAACTTGTAATGAGGATAGTTTCAGCAACGAGTTGCCGCAATTTTAGAAAGCACTCCATTccatagtttagtccatcattccattcTGTTCTGTACCATAGATCCAACCTGTTTAGTTAATGGATCCATGCACTTATAGTGATGTTCACAGAATTAGCCTCATTGTGGCACACAGCCCAGTCTGCCAGAATTATTGCGCTTCACACACTGCACAGAATTCCTTACATTTTGGCTGAGTTCCTTTAGCTGGCTCTTTCTTGTCACTATTGCCTTCTGTTTGTTTCCTTTATAGCATACAACATTCAGTGTACTGATTTATGATTGAAATGCTGGCCCCAGACTGTAGTCTATAGTCACACTAAGCGTAAACAAGGTACATACTGTATGCTTTAGAGAAAATAAGCGATCCATTAACTGCCCTTCTTAGATAAACATCACTGAGACAGCTAATCCCACAAtaaatacttcgttactaatgacaaccgactgaaacccacaatcagtcctttaattgtttctatctttctTGGGACTTGTTTAATCACCGGCTGGAGGTCCGTcgataacttgtaagggaagtttcagcaatggtaagctgcaggcTTCATTTTGAGAAAGTGTTCCGTTCCAAAGTTTAGTCCATAATTCCGTTCCATTCTGTTCCGTtctgtagaatagaccccacctgcCTACAATTGATAGGATACATGGTGCACTCTCACTAATGTTCTCTGTATGTGGATTGCCAGGTGAAGCTTCTTCTTCTGCTTGTAGGTGAAGTATACTGGTAGGTGACCAGGTAGGCCAAGCAGATCTATTGAGCAACCAATCAGGGCCATGTGTCCATAGTCTTGATGACTTTAACTGGTCAGTAGATAATCCTCTCGTAAGAAGGTCAGCTGGATTATCAGCTGAAGGTGTAAATGACCAAATGGCAGCAGGAAAGGCTTCACAGATCTCTTTAACCCGATGTGAAATGAATGGCTTAGGGTTTGTACCCTGGTGTATCCAATGAAGGACAATCTGGCTGTCAATCCAGAAATGCACTCTTAGCCGTTGTCGGTCATGTGGGATTGAGGAGCAAACAAATTCAGTCAATCTGGTAGCGGTAACAGCAGCCATAAGTTCTGACCTTGGCAAAGTAGTGGATTTGATAGGGGTTACACGGTTCTTTGACATAGCAAGACAAACAACATCATTACTGTTGAGGTACACCACAGCTCCATAGGCCTTAGTACTAGCATCTGCAAATACAAAAAATTATCGATATGTGTATATACCTGCTTGACTGGGTGGAAAGTAGGGTCTTGGTATAAGCAAGTCTGGTAGTTCTTTAGATCAGCAAGTATGGCTGTCCATCTGTCCTTGATCGTGTCTGGAAGAGGCTCATCCCATGTGAGTTTAGTTTGCCAAATTTCTTGTAGCAGAATTTTGGTTCTTACTGTTACTGGGGTCACCCACCCTAATGGACCAAAGATTTGTGATGAGGACTGCAGTATGTCTCTTTTGTTAACAAACGTGTTGATAGCaggaagatttcttgtagaaaGTGAGATCATGTCTGTGGTTATGTTCCAGCGTAGGCCTAGGAGTCCTACAGTTGTGTTAGGATCACTGGTTTTATCTTTCCTTGTAACTTCCTTCAGTTGCTTGCTGTTTGTCAACCATGATCTGAGGTTGAACTTAGCTTGGCTCATTAGATCATGAGACTATGAGTAGTATGCTAGGAGCTCTGCTTCAGTGTTGCAACCAGATAGAATGTTATCAACGTAGATGTTGTCTCGCATATCAGTTGCAACTTGAGTAGAAGATTTTGACAGGTGTAGGTTCAGTACTGCTCCAAACATAAAGGGTGAGCTAGAAGCTCCAAATGGAACCACTGTAAAATAAGTTTGAAATTCATTGTCAGAATTCTTGAGATTTGATGGCCGCAAAAATTTAGTAAAGTTTCTATCTGATGGATGCAGTTTGACATGGAGGAACGCTTTTTCTATGTCTGTAGAGAGGGCAAAAGCATAGATACGAAAGTGTAGTAAGATGGCGCTAAGATTGCTCAAAAATGGTGGTCTCATTGTGAGGCAGTCGTTCAAGCTGGCTAACTTTCCACCTCCATGACAGCTGCAATCGTATACAATTCTAATGGGAGTGGTCGCAGACTCCTTCTTCACCGGGTGGTGTGGTAGGTAGTGTACATCATCAGCAGTATCATCGTTCACTCTCTTGATAAATCCTCTTTGTTCTTGCTCCATGATGATGCCATCATATAATTGTAGGAGTTCAGGAGACTTTCTAAGCTTGCTTACTAATGTAACAGTTCTTCCCTTGCAAGTGGCAAGGTTAGAAGGAAGATCAGGTTTGTTCACCTTCCATGGAAACTTTGCCATGTAAATTCCTTCTGGGGTCTGGGTGATAGACGACTGCTGGTAATATCGGAGGAATGTCAAATCTGGAGATGATGTCTGAGCATCTGTTCCCACTGCTTCAACTGACCAAAAATTGTCGAGATTTTGCAACTTGGTGTCTTCATGATTCAATGTAGTTGAGATGTGTAGAAGGGTAGATGAAGTGCTTCCTGAAAGTGTGTCTGGAAGTGGTCCAGACAACAAGTAGCCAAGTTTTGACTGTTGAGCTGTGGGGCCCTGGCCTCTGACAATATGATCTTGGACAAATATCCAGTAGTAATCAGTTCCAATTAGTAACAAGATAGAAATGTTTCTTTCAGAAGTTACTGGGTGGGCCAGTTTGAGGTTGTGTAGGTGTGGCATATTGTCAACTGAAGCTGACACTGAGTTTTGGATAGGTGCAGCAATCGACGGCACAATCAGAACTGACACTGAAATAAGTTCACAGACTCTGTCTCTCTGTCTCTATTGATACTGTGGCAACTCCCAATTTCTGTGGTGTTGATGATGTGGTACCAAAGGAGGCCACTGCAATATCAGCTGTGGAAGTGGGGGTGATCTGTAATTCACTGGCCATTTCTGCTGAAATAAAGGAACGCTGTGCCCCTTCATCAAACAAAATATTTGCTTGGGTCTTAATATTACCAGCAATAACGGGTGCTACAGCAGTCTTGAGCAAGCATGTCATACTCTGGGGGGCCTCACAGCACGATGTTGGTGTCAGGAGTCCAGCAGTGGTTGTTGGTGCATTGTCAGGTGTACTCTTCTTCTCAGCTACTATTTCAGGAGATGATTGACTGTTACAGAGACTAGTGTGGTGCTTCTTCTTGCACTTTCTGCAACGGAATTTGGAAGGACATTGGGAGACCCTGTGGTGGGCCAGAAAGTTTAAACACAAATTACTTCCCTTGACAATATCGAGTCGCTTCTTGCAATCAGTCACCACATCACAGTTGTGAGCAGGATGACCTCCATTACAAAACACACGTTGCTGTTTCCTCTTGCCTTCAGGGTTACCATGCATCTTGCTGGGGTT from Dysidea avara chromosome 2, odDysAvar1.4, whole genome shotgun sequence includes these protein-coding regions:
- the LOC136248147 gene encoding uncharacterized protein, whose translation is MSQAKFNLRSWLTNSKQLKEVTRKDKTSDPNTTVGLLGLRWNITTDMISLSTRNLPAINTFVNKRDILQSSSQIFGPLGWVTPVTVRTKILLQEIWQTKLTWDEPLPDTIKDRWTAILADLKNYQTCLYQDPTFHPVKQAYGAVVYLNSNDVVCLAMSKNRVTPIKSTTLPRSELMAAVTATRLTEFVCSSIPHDRQRLRVHFWIDSQIVLHWIHQGTNPKPFISHRVKEICEAFPAAIWSFTPSADNPADLLTRGLSTDQLKSSRLWTHGPDWLLNRSAWPTWSPTSILHLQAEEEASPGNPHTENISESAPCILSIVGRWGLFYRTEQNGTELWTKLWNGTLSQNEACSLPLLKLPLQVIDGPPAGD
- the LOC136248148 gene encoding uncharacterized protein, whose product is MPHLHNLKLAHPVTSERNISILLLIGTDYYWIFVQDHIVRGQGPTAQQSKLGYLLSGPLPDTLSGSTSSTLLHISTTLNHEDTKLQNLDNFWSVEAVGTDAQTSSPDLTFLRYYQQSSITQTPEGIYMAKFPWKVNKPDLPSNLATCKGRTVTLVSKLRKSPELLQLYDGIIMEQEQRGFIKRVNDDTADDVHYLPHHPVKKESATTPIRIVYDCSCHGGGKLASLNDCLTMRPPFLSNLSAILLHFRIYAFALSTDIEKAFLHVKLHPSDRNFTKFLRPSNLKNSDNEFQTYFTVVPFGASSSPFMFGAVLNLHLSKSSTQVATDMRDNIYVDNILSGCNTEAELLAYYS